One genomic segment of Arenicella xantha includes these proteins:
- a CDS encoding alpha/beta hydrolase, giving the protein MIKRLFSSFGSMLVSPKRLATRSWGTEFYARMLRRLLQQGNQRDLHWLRAQIDGSVVPSPALFKVNAVMRNVGGVDVAMVSPKSSALTTASEQRVIIYFHGGGYVFGSPKSHHGVIAQLAVDSNCLVIAPDYRLAPEHPFPAPQDDCLAVTKAVAKAYPQSQLILAGDSAGGALAIMAALELGALELEQSARAGGSGVKGADRLVLLSPWVDPLASEGTIQSNADNDFLIGPFLAKSYGALMQSDTTISPRVRVLDADLTHLPPTLIQCGDGELFFDQIQAFAEQAEQAGADVTLSNFAGQFHVFQALSPVLKDARRAMQEIARFIVAK; this is encoded by the coding sequence ATGATCAAGCGACTCTTTTCCTCATTCGGCTCAATGTTGGTTTCCCCCAAAAGGTTGGCGACTCGAAGTTGGGGTACAGAGTTTTATGCGCGAATGCTGCGGCGCTTATTGCAGCAAGGCAATCAACGAGACCTGCACTGGCTACGCGCCCAGATAGATGGCTCCGTTGTGCCCAGCCCCGCGTTGTTTAAAGTTAACGCTGTGATGCGTAATGTTGGCGGAGTTGATGTGGCAATGGTCAGTCCTAAATCGAGCGCACTGACCACGGCTAGCGAACAACGCGTCATTATTTATTTTCATGGTGGTGGCTATGTCTTCGGATCGCCCAAAAGTCATCATGGAGTGATTGCGCAACTCGCAGTGGACTCTAATTGTTTAGTGATTGCGCCGGATTATCGTTTGGCTCCCGAGCATCCATTTCCAGCGCCGCAAGATGATTGCTTGGCAGTGACCAAAGCGGTTGCTAAAGCGTATCCGCAGAGTCAGCTGATTCTAGCCGGCGATTCCGCTGGTGGTGCGTTGGCTATCATGGCAGCGCTTGAGTTGGGGGCCCTTGAGTTGGAGCAGAGTGCGCGAGCAGGAGGTTCTGGTGTTAAGGGAGCGGATCGCTTAGTGTTGCTGTCGCCATGGGTAGATCCGCTGGCCAGTGAAGGAACGATTCAGTCTAATGCCGACAATGATTTTTTGATTGGCCCATTTTTAGCTAAAAGTTATGGCGCATTAATGCAGTCTGACACCACTATTAGCCCCCGAGTTCGTGTGCTTGATGCTGATTTAACGCATCTTCCGCCAACCTTAATTCAGTGTGGCGACGGGGAGTTATTTTTTGATCAGATACAAGCCTTTGCTGAGCAAGCCGAACAAGCTGGTGCGGACGTTACGCTGAGCAATTTTGCCGGACAGTTCCATGTCTTTCAGGCGCTCTCGCCGGTGTTAAAAGATGCACGGCGAGCGATGCAAGAGATCGCTCGCTTTATTGTTGCCAAGTAA
- a CDS encoding nitroreductase: MNLNEAIIKRRSVRAYQDKPVAPELIQKIFHEAQESPSNCNTQPWHVVVASGNARDEIEKSMVSDIMAGKTPTPHFTPGDQNLKDEYRKRQIACAISLYDAMDIKYEEKDKRQQLMLRNWQFFGAPHAAFFSMPKTMSEINAVDMGIYLQTVMLLMTANGLGSCPQGALAMYTDKVHELANIPDNHAIMFGLSFGYPDESAPINQFDVGRAELGDSVEFLT; this comes from the coding sequence ATGAATCTCAATGAAGCCATCATTAAACGTCGCTCGGTCCGCGCTTATCAGGACAAGCCGGTTGCGCCAGAATTAATTCAAAAGATATTCCATGAGGCACAAGAGTCGCCATCTAACTGCAATACTCAGCCTTGGCACGTCGTGGTTGCATCGGGCAACGCGCGCGACGAAATTGAAAAATCCATGGTGAGCGACATTATGGCGGGCAAGACTCCAACGCCACACTTCACGCCTGGCGATCAGAACCTGAAAGATGAGTACCGTAAACGCCAAATTGCTTGTGCGATTTCCTTGTACGATGCAATGGATATCAAGTACGAAGAAAAAGACAAACGCCAGCAACTTATGCTGCGAAACTGGCAGTTCTTTGGTGCTCCGCATGCGGCTTTTTTCTCAATGCCAAAAACCATGAGCGAGATCAACGCGGTGGATATGGGTATTTACCTGCAAACCGTTATGCTCTTAATGACCGCCAACGGCTTAGGCAGTTGCCCACAAGGCGCTTTAGCCATGTACACAGATAAGGTTCACGAGCTAGCGAACATCCCTGACAATCACGCCATTATGTTTGGCCTGTCATTTGGATACCCAGATGAGTCAGCGCCGATCAACCAATTTGATGTAGGTCGTGCGGAACTAGGTGATTCAGTCGAGTTTTTAACCTAG